tttaaaattaaattgctactaaatataaaaatgtgtcaTATTTTTTGGAATGACTAAAGAGAAAAGTGAGtcatataaagtaaaacaaATGGAGTagtaaattacaaaaataatgtACTGAGTCTAATTTGAATAGGATAAAATGATTTTTGATATACTTTTAGCTTAAAAGGAATTGGTATAGTAAACTACTTCAGCTAATTTACTTTATAAATATGTGTTCTAATTTGATTAAAtacaaagttttttttaaaaaaataattatgatttgATATTAAATAATTGTATGATATATGAATGCCTTTTTAAATCTTGTGAGAGAGTGTCAAACAAAattaaagagagagagagagtaacaAAATAACTTAGGTTCTTTCGTTATCAAATTTGCCTTTTACTAAGTagtattttatataaattagtTCTTTTGTTTATATGCCACAAAgtttcatcttcttttttttctttttttgatagaTAGTTAAGTTCTAGTCATGCTAGTAAGTTCTTTCGTTATCAATGTTTGCTATGAATCTTTTAGTCTTGTTAGAGACTTACATGCCATTAGAAAATGTAGAGAATATATAGTGTTAGTGAagctaattcttatttttatattgGATTGAGACTAGTTTAAATGGCGCGACATAGATTGAGGTTCATATAGCCGACCTTAATTTGCTTGGGATTGAGGCTAGGGCTGTTCAAAACTGAACTGAAACCGATaaaccaaaccgaaaaaaagttattgattTAGCGGTTTCCGTAATTATCGGATTATCAGTTCTTAATTGTTTAAGGTTTTTTTTAACGGATTAACCGATAACCCGATAgtaacttaataatttatatttattattattcggTATATAAAGTCCTTCACTTAAGATTTAGTTTTCATGCTTTTATTTCTAGTTGTCTCAATTTTTTGGTTATTATATAATGTTTTACATTTGCTTTTAAGCAAGACGCAATTTATCAACTCATGTGCATGGTTCATTTAATTTGTCACCTTGTTTCTAagtgattttcattttttttctttttcgaaTCAAATCTTAACCGTTAAACCGATAACCGAACCAATAATGATCAATAACCGACAAATCGATAATCGATAAACCAATATCTTAATGGTTCTATAACGATTTGGCATGTCTATAAACCGATAACCGATAAACTTCAAAACCGACCCGAATCGATCGCTATGCAGCTTAATTGAGGCATACTAGTAGTagtagttattgttgttgtaagtgCTTATTCAgatattttcatttattatgTTGTTAAATTTTGCATCCCTAATATCCTAGGATGTTGAGTTTGAGTTTGCTGATGCAAGGAAGCAAGTTAGAAGTTCTACATCCGCAAAGAAATCTCGCGCAGCAGAGGTCCATAATCTTTCTGAAAGGGTATAATACTATTCTCAGTCTGAAGGTTTTGATGGCTTTAAGTCTTCTAATTTTATGTCTGTTTACTCAATATTTGAGTGTTTTCAATAATGCAGAAACGCCGAGATAGAATAAATGAGAAGATGAAGGCTCTACAAGAACTCATACCACGTTGCAACAAGGTTTTGACATCATCTTTGAATTCACCATACATTTTGTTCTGTTCATCATAGAAAGTCTGTTCTTAACTTTACATGTATATAAGTTTCTCTTTTATTAACTTTCAGTCAGACAAAGCTTCAATGCTGGATGAAGCAATTGAGTACCTTAAATCATTGCAATTGCAAGTACAGGTATATTTGTTTAGCATTCTTTTTTGTTCTCTTGGCACCTTGCAAATCAAGTTCTCTCTTCTTGTAACAGAAGTCCTCTTAGTTGCTTCCTCCCAAGTCCTAACACCCATCAGTCCATTTGTTCAGTCTCTTaatctatgttgctcggactcttcaaaaatgtcatcGAGTGCGTGTCGGATCCTTCAAAAGCAGTGCAATTTTGGAGTATCTGACACAGGTGCGGCAACAATTTTGAAGAGTCCGAACAACTTAGCTCTTAATTACTAAAAACATAAATTGTTTTTTTGCTGCAAAGGAAACTTTTTGTTGTCTGCTAAAATATTGAATACTTCAACATCAGAATGTTGGATAGCTTATACACATCGAGGAGCTCACTTCATTGTTTCATGTGTCTTAGATGTCAAAACTAGTGAAAATTCAAAACACTTGATTTCCTATTCAAGACTGTTTTTCTGAGAATAAATTCAACTATTTTCTGCTTCTACAAGTTATTAATCtacttaggggtcgtttggtagggtGTATAAGAATAGTGCTGAATATGCTGTATTAGTAATGCTGGCATTAGTTATGCCgagattatttcttattctAGTTTGGTTgggtattaaaaataacatagaatgcataatttctaaaaaaattatttgtttacaaaaGTACTCTCCACAAATACGATGAAAAGGATGTGGAAAAGGTTTTGAGGGGCAATTGTGTTTTTAACCATGCTAATGCGTGCATTAAAACCCCTTGCATTGCTAATACCATGGTTTcccatgtattagttatacataggaTAATACCAAATAAAGGATACGTGGGTTGAAAAAGTGTACCAAAcaaagtattagtagtacacaAAGctaatgcatgtattatttgTCCTAATGCATCttaccaaacaaccccttagAGTATGTAACATCTTTTCCTTAATCTGGTAATCTGATTATTAAGCCTCATATTACAGATTTATTGTTTTTTTGCTTATTTTGCTATTTTTAcaaaataagaaatttctatAGACGTAGATTTTCCGAAGCATAgtacaaaaaagtaaaaaagacaGCTATCCTAGATGTAGGTACACGACAACAACCGTGTATCAATCCTCAGCTAGTTGGGTTTGGCTATATGAATCTTGTATATACATTTTTCTTTATTGAGACCATTTTACGGATGTGGATAGTTCTAGTTCAGTATCTGGATATTTGATATTCTCTGAATTATAAGGAATGTAAATGACTCAGACATACTGCAGCTTTTTTCCCTATTCTAATTCTACTTCcccaaagaaaaaatatatatttgcttGTCGTCAACACTAGATATTGTACAATGAAGATATAAGACATGCCTTTCCTATACATCAAAGACATCTATTCATATATGCTTCCAGCATATCCTGAGAAGGCATGATGTTAGTTTTTCTATTGAAATCTATTGAGATTAAGTAGCATTTGCCACATGGGGTTTTGAATTCAAACTCAAAAAGTTTCAAATTCAATTTGAGATAAGAGTTATCTTCCATCCACTGCTACCCAATGCATTGACACTTCATTCGATTCTCTTTTGAACAATATTGTTTTGGTACAAAATATGAAATGGTATATTGAGTTTCGGTAATCTGTTAGTACGTGTTTTCATTGAGATGAGTTCTTTACTTATTGCTGTGTTTCCTTTCATTTCTTCTTCTCATTTGATGGTTCACCTCCTGAAAATATTTCCATTGTATAAGTTAAATAGTCCATTGCTGAGGAGAGTACTCCCGGCAATGTTCTTTGGTGCTAAAAAGGTTTTCATTTTATCAGAACTGGAGAGTTCTAAAATTCTAGTATCTTTGAGGTCATAAGAAGTTGGTCAGTTGCGGAACTTACTTCTCCAATCACATTTCACTAAAAGGGCATTAAGAAGAGGATTATTAAGTAAGATAATAGCTGGACCTGAGTTAATAGTTAAGGATTAATATTGGAACCTTCAAACTCTTCCGAAGTTTAAGCTGCAATTTTTCCTGGTTAACTCTCTTTCAGCTAGTTTTTGGTTCAAGCTGGGTATGATATGTCCAACACTGAAGAAATTTGATCAAGTACCTCCTCTGTTATGATGCTCATTCCTTTATAGTCTCTTTGAAGAAGAATTGGCACTTTTCTATATGTggaaaattttaactttaagctTTCTAGTTTACCTTTTAATTAATGGACATGTTCTTACAGACAGAGAAATGTCATGGTATGTGTAAGACAACAAGTTTTAAGGATATTCTTTgtgtcaaaaatatttctttcttaaacAACATGCTCAGTCAAACACCTCTATACAAAATGAAATACATGGAGTATCCTTTATTTCAGATTTATCACTTATTCTTTATCCCGCCTTGTGACGTAGTAAACTAGTAATAATTTCCTGATGATAATTTGACATGTGCTGCATCTTCAATTAAGTTCTTTGAAAAACATTAAGTGATCAGTTTAGGCTACAATTTGATCATACCTGCTTTACTGCAGATGATGTCCACGGGATGCAGCATGGTCCCTATGATGTATCCTGGCATCCCGCAATACATGCCAACAATGGGAATGAATATGGGTATGGGGACGAATATGGAAATGGGCATGCACCGGCCAATGGTGCCATATACGCCACTAATGCCAGGTCAAGCAATACGGAATGCAGCTGCAGCAGCACAAATGGCTCCTCAATATCCTCTTCCGGCATATCATTTGCCACCATTTCCTGCACCTGATCCATCCAGAATCCCAGTTGAGAACCAGCCAGATCCTCCGAGGCTAAACTCACATGCTGAACATAATATTAATCAGCCAAGACTTCCGAATTTAATTGATCCATATCATCAATATTTTGGTCTACAGCAGGCACAACTGATGCTAACCCAGGCAAGTCCTTGTTTTTCTCACTCTTTATGTTTATATCCTCTCTTTTTTCTCACTTTAGGTATCCGGTATTCATAGGAAACCAACTATTCTTCACTTCCTCTGTTTGCTTTTATGTAGCTAATTGCTTAGGTAAAAAAGTTCATTCCTGCTAGACTTTTTTCTTGTCCTATCCATCAAGGGGAATGCAACTAACACTAAATGCAAGGAGAGGTGTCAACTAGCACTATCTTCTCTGTTTGAAACTTGTATAGTTTCATGAGTCTTAAATGATTTTGGAATTCAGTGGCAGCTCCTGCACCCATTGATATTGCACCTTTTGAACACATCTCAAGCTCGGTATTGTAACCTCAGTACTGTTCACATCCACCTAATCGTGAGACACTGATGAAACCCGACTAATTTGAAGTGacacatatttattttattgtcaTGATAACTATGTTCGTGTTGAAATTTTCACCTAGAGTTTCGTCTTGCAACATAAACTAAACTTTAAACTGTGGTCAATCGCCTTAATTTATTGCGTACTCTTCGAAGAAATCTTTTGACAATAGACATTATTGAAATGCAGAATCAGGGAGTGGAACAGCCGAGCAGCAGTAAACCAAACAGCTGCATAGAAGGAAGTGCAGAGAATCATCAATCTGGTAAAGCATACAATTCAGATGGTCACATTTTACATATTACATTATTATGGTTGTTCTTGTACCAATGCTGAAGGAGGAGGAATGATTTCTCAATATTGTTGGAGGCTTAAGTAGATCTAGGATTTCTAGAACATGCATACAACACtttaaaaaaaggagaaaaatgaaGTTTTAAGTTGGAATTCAATCCGTATTCTTCTAGGTAAATAATTCAGTATCCAACCAAGTGCATCATTCAACTTTTTTGGAACATATGGTCAGCAGATAATATTAAACCAATTTTAGGAAATACATACGCAAACCTTACTTCTACCTTGtaaaggtagagaggttgtctACGATAGACCCTCGAGTCACCAATTTAAGGAAATTTGTACACAAAATACCTAGTTTGACAGAGAGAATGGGTTCACATGCACCAAATTTGGGCAGTAAATCCGTCCCATGTTAGAGGATGGCAAAATCAATGCTTCTTGCACTGTCTACTTGTTATGTTCCAATTATATATTTCAGAGACAAAAGAAGACAAGCAGCATGAaacttttagcttatttttcttaaatctcTTGCACAAGTTCCACAGGAAGATGCTAAGAGATACTTTCTCTTCTAGTTGGACTAGAAATTTATGATTATTAGTGCCAAATATCAGATTGACCGGCATAAACTTGAGATTTTATTCAATTTATGTGTGTTTTCAGGTTGATTACAAGGCGGAGGATCGACCACGAGAGCTTCTCCCGACCAAGTTTTGTAGTGTAAGAGAAACAAGAGTGCAGTCTACACTGGCTGACTACTACAGTATAACATCACTAATTTGTAATTATAATGACATGATAGAACTAGTATTGTGCTTTCTATATTATAGATCTTTAAAATCCTTTTCTAAGAGAACTAATATTTATTGAAGTGTGTCACCATTTCATCttcagagaaaaatatttaatgaaagAAATGATATTTGTTGAAGTGTGTATTTCTCTCATCCAAAAATTGTTAAAGTTATGAGAGTAAAcacatttttatttacttaattatattctcAACAGTATTCAGTGTGAAGCAGGTTTCTATGCATTTCCGACTTACGATCCCTTTCTGCCCGTGCTCCGGTGGCGTCAAGTATCCATAACTGGAAAGGAATTGTGGACCTTGCACAAACCACCTGTCACAAATTCCCGGTAGAAAAAGATTTTGCTAACGAAAAAGCCTTTAATTCTACCCAATACCCCTTccttttccaaatatttttacGAATACGCTTTTTTGATGGGAGCTGGCTATAATAACTGCAAGTTTTACCATACCAACAAGAGGAGGTACTAGTCTAAGCTTCCAATATCCTTCACCCTTGGACTACAGGACGATATTCGTCTAAGACTTCCAACTGTTTATTGAAAGTAAAAACTACTTTCCAATCAATTATGACTCCTCACTCAAATATTGATAGTGTCAGTGAAGTTCTCGGAGGAAAAGCCGGCTATCGGAGTCAAACCGATGACCAAAAAAACAAAGCTATATCGACACACTTTGTTCACGgtacaaatacaaataattGGAAGCAAGGGGGAGGAGGAGGGCAGAAGAGCAGAGCATGCTGAATTAGAACAGCCTGCAGTTGTATCACTAATATCTTCAAGCAAAATGTAAGATTCAAGCAAAATCTTCTTGGTAGATACCCAATAACAAGATCTTCCTTCGTTACAGCACTGCTTGTTGCATCCTGTGTTGAACGTCTTTATTGACTAATTATGGACAAAATCTGCAGTCACATTGATGTTAGTCAGGCAGTACCAAAGAGAAGGTTGAATTATCAGATGTATTATGGTTTAAAAAAAAGGATATTAGATGCTTATACTGAGCAGAGAAAGAAGGAATTTAACGTATACCTTTTCACTGAGTATGCGGAATTCTTCCTTTTCCATTGCCTTGTCAAGTTCCTGAGAGACAATAATAGAAAATTGAAGCAGCGTTAACATACCTTTTGCTCTAGCAAAACACGCATCAGTTTGAGCAAGAGATGATAGATATTTTGTTCCACCAcgaaaaaattactatttgttTCTTTCAAAAGATTTTCAAAATACACCTGTTATAATCATGCATAGGATTAAATGATTACTAACGATGAATTCTCTCTTTCACTATCTGCATTTGGTATTGTTATCACTTGGAGATAAAAAGAACAATGAATGAGAAAGAAATAAGGTTTTGGTTGTGTATCTACGTATAATCTTCAGTAGAAAGAAGGCTCTATCAGAACAAGTATTTATTTCAGTTATTTTTCGTAAGCATTTTGACGAAATTAGATATATTATCCTTTGACTTGACTTCCTACCTCCacaaggtagtggtaaggtatGCGTATACTCTACCTTTCCCAGACCCCgctttgtgggatttcactgggtatgttattgCACGTAATCAGATATTAAGTGGGACTATGGTGTACTTACATTCTCTGCATCCAATGAAGAATCcaggttgtttatgagtttttgaAGCTCTTTGTTCCTCGTAGCCTCAACAATTTCAGTGGAAGAAGCTGCAGTGAAGCTAGAAAACATCATGGgggaaagaacaattcaagaaacAGATATTAGTTTAGCACATAATTAAGAAATTCCTTCAATGCTACCAAAAGTGCAATTTCTAGTATATAACAAATCCGTAGTTCTCTAGGATGGACATAAAAGTGCCAATTAATGGACTGTAAATCtgataaaactttttttttataacagtAGTGTCTGAGCCAGCTTGCGCGCACCTTGACTAATTCTACGGATACCTGCTACCTCCTGAACGAGGAGCCGTATGAGGTGAAAATTTCATGTACGGTTCTGTAGAGTGGCAGTAAGGGTGACTTATCAGTCAACTTTTCTACTATCACCCCAAAAAAACCAAACTCTGCCTTACGTAAAGTTGCCAGAGTTGGCTCGCCTTTGACTCTAGCCTCTCATTTAACTCGCTACTTCGTCAACTTCTCAGTCTCTCGTGAGTGTGGCATGCACCTCTACATCTTTTCCTATCTATAGTTAGGGGACTTCTTTTCATCGTTTGTGAGTTGGTTGGGCCAAAGCGAGAGAGAGCTTCTTGGTAGAGGTAGTCAAGCTAAGAGCTAGAAAGTTGCAATTTGGTTAAAAGCCAGTAGCACGATAGTTGTTCCTCGGTCTCAGTCCATTCAGTCAAGGCAGAAGGCAAACCCCAAGGCTTGGACAGATGAAAGGAATCACCTAGTTTTGCTTTGCCTCGGTTGGGAATTACGTCATGGTTCTCAATCCatttcattgaccactaggccacatccttgagttacAGAATGATAAGCTGACCAAGCTCTGACAATAATTGTTATTGTGCCTTATCCTTCTATGATAAAATCACAGCTAGTCTCACCAAGGTGCCAACACGATCATGAAAAGTCAAGACTCAGATAATTACGCTAATCCCCTCTCTAAGACGGAGACATAGATTATGGATGTGTCATGAGTAAAAACTCGCTATTAAAGTGGAAGTATGTGCATTCTCAAAACTAGTATACATAATAGGTTACATTAGAAAGCAAAATCAGTCTCTTATTAAGGTGAGGTTCTTAGCAAGTCATGCCTTCTATCTTAAGTGAAAACAATGTGTCAAACATAGATGCTGCTTCATCCGGGCCTTCCGTACATCCTGATTTCGCCTCTGGTCTAAATCTTCAAGACATAGACTTGCTTCATTGCAGGAAATAATATAACTTCAAAATGATTTAATGCAATGAAGCAAGCTTGACTTTTACATaaaatcatatcataatcaCAGTGGAAGCGAAATGAAGCCTGAGACATTCATGTTCTCAAACTACAACATTGTTATTTGTTGAAACATTTTTTCCAGACTTATGTATAACTCTTCAAGGGAGGTAACAACATAATTCTTGTTCTCACTACACAAACAATTTGCAACATACCTATAGACTCTAGTTGTGACTGATTCAGCGCTTCGCTTGGCTCATCAACATAGATTGGCTTCTCCACATGCAATGCTGGAGCAGGAGCTGATAGAGATAGAGTGAGGCATGTTACATTCTCAATATTAGCATATTATGCATATTAAATGAACAACGAAAAATAGTGCCAAAATTCTACCAGCTGAAGTCATCACTGTTCAACGCACACAAGTTGGAATCGAAGTGTAAATTGTTTACACAAGTCAGTTTCTAATAGAAAGCAATTCGCAAGAGAAGGCGTGTCAGGTATCAAAGTTATCACCACAAATGCACATGGCTATTGAACATAATGCACCATCACCCGCAAAAAGGATAGCTAAATGACAAACAAATGATACTAACAAAGACAATAAACTTAAAACTACAgttaaagagaaaaaatatatgCATATCATTCACATTCTTATTATGGTTATGCAAAGATATAAGAAGGAAAACaagttcaattttttcttcttctaagccaTCCTTACCAAGTTTTTCCTCAGAAGCTGGTTCTGCATATGGTTCCGGTTTTGGTTTTCCACATGGAATTTCTGCATAACCCACAAATAAGCTCATGAAAAGACCATCTTTTATTactataaaatacaaaaaccACAAGTATTACccataagaataattagatttcCAAAATATGTTTCCAAAGAACGTACCTTTATGCTTCCTGAAACAGACCAAAGAACAACTGCAAGATCAAAACAaccataaaagaaaaaattatgggtttatcaatattcaaatcCCTAGTAACAAAACCCATAAATTAcaacccaaaaaaagaaaaatacttacCTCTATTACATCTCAATCCAAACTAATTGAGTTCACTCTATTCAGAGGCGAATCCAGAATCCAGAATCTAAGTTTTATTAAGTTCAACCTTTAGGGGTCATTTGAGGTAACTTATTCATACATTAATTTCTGCCTAAGTTATTCAATGTTTGGTAGCTAGTTCAGAATATAAGTTATTCACGTATAAAATTAATAGAATATTTGGTTTGCAAATTTaaaaatctacataattaatacatatataaacttttaaaaaaaaagactcaaaacCCAGAATTAAATTAGAAGAGTGGAAACTAAATTGCATATATATGTGCATAATTCAACTAAATAAGCAGAGAAAGAGATGGAATTTTTTACTAGGGTATGAAGCAGCTGGGACACTTGTATTTCGACTTTGCTTCATCACATACTTCACATTTTTTGGATCCCATTTTTGTTCTTCTTTGtgatttttgttcttgttatCTCTAATCCCTTTGAACAAATAATCAAGAAGCTGATTAGATGATGTTTGTAAAAGAAAAAGGCATAAAGGAACTGTTCCCTGTACAAAGCAGAGAAGATGAAAGGTTTTTGGGGTtttggaatatatatatatatggaggtTAAATTGCAAGACTGGTCCCcttattttgtgtttaaattcAATTAGGTCCTAAGAAGCCGGTTCGACTTATCAGTTATCGTTTTGTAGACATGCTAAACCGTTATGAAATTATTAAGATATCATCTTATCGATtcttgatttattgattattgatTGTATCGATTCGATTATCGATTTACCTTATCTCAATATCTAAATAAATAAAGGGTGGGTGTTGAAAAGAAACCAACTTTGTCTCTTCAAGAAAGCTTTGCTTGGTAGGCAATGCCTGCTCACTTGGGCAATGCTCTGAATACAAAAGTGTGTAGTTTTTCGCCCCTTCTCCCATGTCAAGTCATATATAGCAAAGATTTTACACACAAAAATATCATTGAGAATCACTTATTCGGAATAAGGTGacaaattaaattaatcatGCACATGAGTTGACAGATTGCATCTTGCTCAAATGTAAACATTGACACCTTATAGGATAATCGAGAGTTTGAGACAATTAGAATTGTATGTATGAAACTATATCCTAAATGAAGAACTTTATATGCcgaatgatataaatataatttatgaatttactATCGGATTAATGTTTAACAGGttagaaaaatctcaaatagtTAAAAATCGATaaccttatataattaaaaagaaacTTTTATCGAAACCTCTAAATCAATAATCCATTACCGATGaattaataacttttttttgaaattaagtTATTGATTTCGATTCGATTGTGAACAGCCCTAACTAATTGGGACTTTGGAATTTTTCGAACAAATGATAGAAATGGTCCCTTATGTATGTTTGGGGATAGGTGGGAGTAACCCCTTAAATATATGTTCTGAACAGTATGATCCTTTATTAAAACTGAATACTTTCATTTTTGttaaatactccctccgtcctattttagttgtcatgattttctttttgagagtcaaattatatgaactttgactaacattttaagatatatttttttatcatattgatatgaaaaaaattgtaacttatagtacttttaGTATAGTTTTTGCATCtctaattttttactttttaatattaagttaaagtaatataatttaactttaaaa
This Solanum dulcamara chromosome 8, daSolDulc1.2, whole genome shotgun sequence DNA region includes the following protein-coding sequences:
- the LOC129901640 gene encoding uncharacterized protein LOC129901640; translated protein: MGSKKCEVCDEAKSKYKCPSCFIPYCSLVCFRKHKEIPCGKPKPEPYAEPASEEKLAPAPALHVEKPIYVDEPSEALNQSQLESIASSTEIVEATRNKELQKLINNLDSSLDAENELDKAMEKEEFRILSEKILSIISQ